A window of Maioricimonas rarisocia genomic DNA:
CCCGAGTAGTGCTTCGCGCGGCTGGGGACTTCCCCGATCCCGGGTAGAGTCGCGGCGGGACTTCGTGGATAATGAATCTGAGCCCGGCCGACGGGTCGCATCAAATCCCGGAGACTTCCATGAGAAAGCGGATTGCTGGCGGAGTGACCCTGGCCGTCGTCGCGGTTGCCATCTGGATCGGCACCCTTTTGAAGGGGCCGGGCGTTGGTGGCGGCACCGGCAGTGATGTTGCGACCGGTCCTCCCGTCAAGAATGCGAGTGTCTCGGTCAGCACCGGATCCTCCGACCTGATGGGAGATGATGCGGAACCCCGTGCCGAAGAGCCGGCTCCCGCCTCGGACGAGAAGGTCGCCGTGCTGATCAAAGAGAGCGATTTCCATCTCAAGACCGGCGAGGATGCGTGGGAACCGGTGAGCCTGGCACGCGTGCGTGAACTGACCCAGAACGCCCACGGGGACGGCGAGGGAGTGCGCGTAGAGGTCTATCTGCACGAAACCGCCCGCAACGGAGCCCGCAGCGATCTGCTGGAGGCTCTGCAGCAGGACGGCGTCCTGAGGGAATCCATCAACCTCATGCCGGGCTTCGTCGAGTGAGCAAATCTTCGGGCCAGACGGGTGCGTTTGTGGTGACGTTCGAGGGGGCCGTGCGGGAACGCCGTGGATGGTCGCTCGAAGATCTGCTGGCGCTGCCGGCTGAGGACCTCGTGCAGGACATCAGCCGACTGGATTCCCGCCGGGCTGGCACGGCGGTGAAGATTTCGGCGCTGCTGGATCGGATGGACCTCGAACCGGGGGCGACGCACCTGACGCTGCATTCGTCGTCCGACGGTTTCACGGCAACAGTCCCGATCGAGGCAGTCCGCGCGTCCGGCCTGCTGATCATCGCCTTCGACGGCGAGCCGCTGCCTACCAGAGCGGGCGGCCCCAGTCGGTTCTTCGTGCCTGAAGCGGCCGCCTGCGGCTCTGCCGAATTGGATGCCTGCAAGAACGTGAAGTTCGTCGACCGGGTGGAAGTGGTGACGGGCGAGGCGTGAGGCTCAAGGGGCGAGTCCCGAAACACGCGAGACGCGGGGGTGGGACTGGTCCCGGCACGACCTTCACAACGGCGGGACGGCACGCTTTCGCCTCCAGCAGCTGCAGGTCAGGCACCGCCTGGCGAACACCGGCGCTCGTCTGCAGTGGCGTTCTCCACCTGGCGCAACGTGCCGCAGCCTTGTGGGGCCGGGGGGCATGTTTGCCCTCCAGGGCACGCTTGCGCGTCGGGTAACGATCGTACTGCCGGCTCGACCTGCGGAGTGACCAGGTGGGGCAGGCATTCCGGCCTGCCTGGATCGGCGTGAGGACGGGTGGCTGGCGGTCGGAGCGCAGCGACGCACCCAGCTGAATCGGGAGCCCCCGCCAGCTCACCAGCCGGTGCCGGATTCTGGCCCTGATTGCTCGCCTCTCAAGACTGTTGGCTCACGCCTCCCGAAACACTTGCCGCGTCGAGCGAATCTGATAAGATTTGCGATCCCGCGGGGACGGCAGGCGTCCGGCAGTGGTTGGCCAGCCGCAAGCTCTTGCGGGGTGATGGTTTACAACATGGCGGTGTAGCTCAGCTGGTTAGAGCAGCGGAATCATAATCCGCGTGTCGGGGGTTCGAGTCCCTCCACCGCTACTTCCGGCGTCCCGGTCTGAATTGCGGGATGTGCCGATGATCCGACCCCGGCCCGCGCCGGGGTTTTGTTTGCGCGGTGGGGCGACTGTCACACGCAACCTCCCGCCAGCTTCGCCGGCGCCGGTCTGAGGTCCCGTGTTACCCGAGATACCGGTCACTCGCCTGTGCTTCGCGCGGGCATCTCCCCTCGACGCCCGCCAAACTCCTCCTGCAGCCGCCCCACCTGGTCCAGGATCTCCACGAACCGGCGGCCGAATGGTGTCAGGTGGTACTCCACACGCGGCGGAACTTCCGGCCAGGACGTCTTCTCGAGAATCCCGAATCGGACCAGCTTCACCAGCCGCTCGTTCAGCACTTTCGTCGTCAGGCCCGCGGCGGTCCGTTCCAGCTGGCCGGGGCGGTGCGTGCCGCCGTGGATCTGCTCCAGGACGTGCAGTGTCCACTTGCAGCCGATGCACTTCTCGAAGATCTCGTGCACGTCCGGATGCGTGCCGTTGCCTGTCGTCATGCCAATCCTTACCAGATGGTTCCTGCCTGACAGAAAAGTGCGTGGTTGAGCGGCCCGGCCCGTCGCCGGAAAGATCGGGCAGCTGCCGCATGGTGCGGCGGCAACACCTGACCCTCCTGCGAGGAAACTGGACCATGTCCACGACGGCCGTATTCTATCATGCCGGATGCCCCGTCTGCGTCAGTGCCGAAGAGACCATCGCCCGCTCACTCGACCCGAACCAGTTCGCGGTCGAAAGCGTCCACCTCGGAGAGGACCGGTCCCGAGTCGGCGAAGCCGAAGCGGCAGGCGTGCAGTCGGTGCCGGCCCTGGTGATCGACGGCAACGTCTTTCACATCAATCATGGAGCCGATCTGTCGGCACTCAAATGATGCATTGAAGAACAGACAAGCGGATCGGGGCCGCCCGGCTCGAGTCGGGTCGGGCGGACGTTTCGCAATCAGACGGGATACAGAGATGAACTGTCGGATTACCTCGATCCAGGTGGGCTTGCCGCAAACGCACGGCGATCCCGGTGCGATCGATCCGATGCAGAAGGCGTGGTTCTCGGGCATCTTCAAGAAGCCGGTCGCCGGGCCGGTCGAGGTCGGACGCGTCAACCTGGCCGGCGACGGTCAGGCGGATCTGCGGGTTCACGGCGGGCCGGACAAGGCGATCCTCGGCTATGCCGCGGCTCACTATCCCGCCTGGCAGCAGGAGCTGGGGCTCGACGACTTCATCGCAGGTGCCTTCGGGGAGAACCTGACGATCGAGGGAGCGACAGAACCGGAGGTCTGCGTCGGCGACATCTGGTCGATCGGCGAGACGGTGCGGGTGCAGGTTTCGCAGCCGCGCAGTCCCTGCTACAAGCTGGGCCGCCGGTGGAAGATGCCGGAGCTGCCCAAGCGGGTGCTGGCGACCGGGCGGAGCGGTTGGTACTTCCGCGTGCTGCAGACCGGCGTGATCGAAGCGGGCTGCGCGATGACGCTGCAGGAGCGGCTGTATCCGGAGTGGACGATCGATCGCGTCAACCGGGCCCGCTACGGCAAAGGGGCCTCCGGCGACGACATCGCGACGCTCGCCGACCTGCCGGAGCTGGCCACGTCGTGGCGGGAGGCGTTCCAGGCGAAACGTGTGCGGATCTGAGAAGCTCCGCCTCCGTCACCAATGCATCACGTACCCGCCGTCGACGTTGATTGTCTGCCCGGTGATGCTGGCGGCATGTGGCGAGAGCAGGAACAGGATCGTCGCGGCCACTTCTTCGGGTGTCTGCCAGCGCCCCAGGGGGACCAGCTGGCGGATCTTCTGCTGCCCCCATTCGTCGTAAGAGAGCTGCTGTGACGGTTCCTGCCGCTCGTTCCAGGCCTGCCAGACGGAGCGGTTCAGCGGCGTCTTCACCATGCCGGGGCAGATCGTGTTCACGCGGATGCCGTGCGGGGCGAGATCCCTGGCCAGGCACTGGGCGAAGTTGATGCCGGCTGCCTTCGAGGCACTGTAGGGGGGATCGGTGGGGGAGCCGATCTGGCCGGCGACCGATCCGAGGAACTGCATCGATCCCTGCTTCTGCTGTTGCAGGGCCGGGGCGAACGTGTGCGCGACGTTCACCATCCCGAGGATGTTCACCTCGAGGACGCGGTTCCAGTCAGCCGGGGCAAGGTTGGTGAAGGGCATGCCGAACCTGCCGGAGCCGATCGCCGCACAGTGAACGACGTGGTCGATCTGCCTTCCGTCGTCGAGCAGCCGGTTGCGTGTCTGTTCGAGCTGCGGCAGGTCGGTGACGTCGACGCGGGCGGCGCCGATGTGCTGGTCGGGAAACTGTCCGGCAAGTTCGCTGGCGACCTGGTCGATCGAGGGGGACTGATCGAGCAGGGCGAGGTCGGCTCCTTCGTCGGCGGCGGCCGTGGCAACGGCACGGCCGATTCCGCTGGCGGCACCGGTGATGACGATTGTGCGGCTCTGCAGGTGAAGATCCATGGGCTATCGTTCATGAGAGGAATGGTCGTCGACCGGCCATCATGGAGAGGATCTTCTGGTTGTGCAACGGGCGTTCGGGCCGTGACGGATTCGAGGAATGTTGCGTTAACCGTTGGTTGAATGCCGATTTACCTTCCGCGAGTGAGCCGTAGAATTCGGGAAGGTGCTCGGCCGGTGTGTTACGATTGAGGTGGTACCGGTTTACAGAAACGCGTCACGACTGCATTTATGACGTCACGATCTGAATCATCGAAGTCCTCCCGCTGGATCTGGCCGTTCGAGCTGCAGGAGCAGATCGGCGAAGGCGGTATGGGGCAAGTCTATCGGGCCCGCTATGTCCCACGGGACATCGAGGTGGCGCTGAAGATGCTGCCGGAGGACGTCACCGATGCCACCGCGCTGGCCCGCTTCGAGCGCGAGATGGAGGTGCTCAAGACGCTCAAGCACCCGAACATCGTTCGCTGCTTTGGAGGCGTGTGCGAAGACAAGCAGCGGTTCTACGCGATGGAGCTGGTTCCGGGCGGCTCGCTGGACGACATCCTCAAGGCGAAGAAGCGACTCTCCTGGGAGCTGGTGATCGAGTACGCGCAGCAGATGTGTGCCGGGCTCGAATGCTCACACGCGAGGGGAGTTGTTCATCGGGACGTCAAGCCGGGCAACTTCCTGATCGGCAAGGACGGCAAGCTGAAGCTGAGCGACTTCGGTCTGGCGAGTGTGGCGGCCAGTCGCCGCATCACGGCGGCGGGCAAGACGGCCGGGACGTTCCTGTACATGGCTCCCGAACAGATCCGCGGAGAAGCGGTCACGCCGCAGACCGATCTGTACGCTTTGGGGTGCGTGCTGTTCGAGTTGCTGACGGGGCGTCCTCCGTTTGTCGGTGCGACTGCTGCGGCAACGCTCCACATGCACTGCAAGCAGGAGCCACCGCGAATCACCGAGACCGCTCTGGAATGCCCGGCGACGCTCGAGTCGCTGGTGATGCGGCTGCTGGCGAAGAAGCCGGCCGATCGACCGGCCTCGGCAGCCGAGGTGGCGCAGGAGCTGCGGGGTGTTTCCCAGACCGTGACGGTCGTTACACCGACGCGGAAAGGAAGCGGAAGCGGCAGGACGGTCAGCAATCGTCCACTGACACTCGATGACGACGAGGATGATTCGGATGGAACGGTCGAGTCGATCCCCGCGCCGGCGACAGGGGGCGGGTCGCTCTGGCTGACGATCGCCGCATTTGTGTTCGCCGGGGCAATGCTGTTGTTTGCGACGTCGTTGCTGGACGACCGGGAACGGGCCGACCGGTTCGAGGCGGCATGGCTGCAGGCCCTCAACAGCGTGGAACTGCCGGTCCGCAAGCAGGCCCTCCATGCTCTGAGCGGAGCGGGGGGCCTGAGCGAAACCGGCATGCAGGCGCTCGTCGAGTCGCTGGACGACACGAATCCCGACATTCGAGAGGCGGCCGCGTATGCTTTGGGAAACACCGGCGCTGCAGCGCGGACTTACTCGGCACGACTGCTTAAAATCCAGAAGAGCGACCCGATCCCGCAGGTTCGCCTGGCCGCCGAGGAGGCCCTCGAGCGGATCAGATCGGCACCGGACGAAGGATTCTCGGCATTCTCGCTGGCGCTGGGACTGCTGCTGGCGGGGGGAATTGGTGGCGGCGCATACGTCTACACGCAGCGGAAGTCCTTGACCGCGAACACTCCACACAGGCGGGCCGTGCAAACTTCCCGATGATCGATATCAATCAGCAGTTTCCGGAACTGGAGCCGGCCAGACGCGAACCGGTCTATGATCCAGGCGACGTGATCGTGCATCGCCGATACGGCTATCGGGGCGTCGTCGTGGCGGTCGATCCGTACTGTCAGGCTGACCCGGGCTGGTATCTCTCGAACAAGACCCAGCCGGACCGCAATCAGCCGTGGTACCACGTGCTCGTGCACGATGCCTCGCATACGACCTATGTCGCCGAGGAGAACCTGCTGCCGGACGATTCCAGTCTGCCAGTGCGTCACCCCTGGTTGCGTCGCTACTTCTCCGATTACGACGGCCACCACTACGTCCGCAACGACACGCCGTTCATGCTCGAGTAGTGGAACAGCCTGCGGACGCTGCTGCGCCCGGGGCGTTAGTTGCCTTCCTCGTCGGGAACCAGCGCCAGGTCCTCTTCGATCGTCTGCATTGCGGCGATGACGAAGGCAACGTGTTCGCTGAAGTCGACGCCCAGATCCTCGGCACCACGGGTGAGGTCATCCCGCTTGATGGCGGCGGCGAACGACGCCTGCTTCATCTTCTTGCGAACGCTCCTGGGCGTCAGTCCCCGCAGACGGCCCGGCCGGACCAGTGCGCAGGCGGTGATCATCCCGCTCAGCTCGTCGCAGGCGTACAGGGCCTTGTCCATCAGCGAGACGCGGGGGCAGTCTTCGAGGTAGTCGGCATGCGACTTGATGGCGTAGATGACGTCGTCGGGATAGCCCCGTTCTTTGAGGATGGCGGCCCCCTTGAGTGGGTGGTCGGGCGGATCGGGCCAGCGTTCGTAGTCGAAGTCATGCAGCAGTCCGACCGTGCCCCATTTCTCTTCGTCTTCGCCGTAGTGACGGGCATAGGCCCGCATGGCGACTTCGACGGCGAGCATGTGCCGGATGAGACTCTCGCTTTGCGTGTACTCGCGCAGCAGCGCCAGGTCCTCCTCGCGCGACATGCCGTTCCTTTCCATGATTGCTGGGAACAAACGAGCAACGCGACCTGGCCGCATGGGCGCCCGGGCCGCGTTGTCGAATCGGGAAAACTTCAGGTCAGGCCCGCGCGTGATTACTTCTGCAGCTTGTCGACGGCTGCAAGGACTTCATCGGCCGCGGCGCGACCGCCGTGCGTCTGGCTGACCTTTGCATAGCGGATCGTGTTGTCCGGCCCGACGACGAACGTCGACGGATAGGCCGTTTCGTTCGGGGCGACCCACCGCAGGCCGTACTGCGTCGTCAGCTTGTAATCGGGGTCGAGCAGCATCGTGACGTTCTTCGGAAACTTCGTGCTGCCGACGAACTCCTCAGCGTGCGCTTTCAGGCCCTCTTTCGGTCCGGGGTAAACCATCAGCACGCGAGCCCCTGCCTTGTGGAACTCATCGGCATGCTTGAGGAAGTCTCCCATCTGCCTCTGGCAGGCGGGGCACTGGTAGCCGGGCCAGCCCCGCAGCATGATCAGAACGACGGGGCCCTTTTCCGTCATGTCGGCGAAGTGGACACTTTCGCCATTGAGTGAAGAGAGCGTGAAGTCGCCCGCTTTCTCACCCACTTTCGGCGCGGCCAGGTCGTCTGCCAGAGCAGGGCCCGCCACCGCCAGACACATCGCCGAAATCCAGGTCATCATCCGCATCAGATCCGATCTCCTTCGCTGTGTGCTTCCCGCGTGGTCTTCGTCTGATATGCTCCGTGTGTCCGTCCCGAAACGCAAGTCGAACACGTTTGCCGAATCGACATCGCAGCCATGCCGTCCGCTGACCGACCGAAACATTCTTCACGGCCCGCGGCGATACTGGCAGCAGGAGGTCTGCTGTGGCTGCTACTGTTCGGCACGGCATTCTACGCAGCACGGCTGCCCAATAACCCGGATTTCACACGACTGGATGTCTGGGGAGCCGTTCCCGAACTGCTTCTGGACAACATCGCTCCGCTGCCGGACGAGAATGCCCCTCCCTCCGGCTGGCAGTACTTTCCCCAGCGGCTCGACCTGATGCTGGTGGCGGGAGCAATCCTGCTGGGGGCAACGGCGCTGGGGCATCTGCTGCTGCGGTTGATCGGTGCGGCTCGTCTGCTGCGACCGCTCGAGCGATTTGTGCTGGCGGCGGCACTAGGGCTCTCCGCCTGGTCGCTGGTGACGCTGCTGAGCGGACTGGCCGGACTACTCGGGCAAGGCTGGTTCGCGCTCGTGCTGTCCGGCTCGATCGTCGGTGAAGCGGTGATGCTGTGGCGCGACCACTCCAGCCAATGTGAATCGAAAGGGAATTCGCTACTGCAGCAGCGATTCCTTACGGAGGGGACGCTGGGGCCGACGGCTATTCTGGTGGTGACGCCGTTTGTCCTGGCGATGCTGCTCGGGGCGATGCTTCCTTCGACGGACTTCGATGTGAAGGAGTACCACATCGAGGGGCCGAAGGAGCACTTTCTGGCCGGGCGGATCTCCTTCCTGCCGCACAACGTCTACACAAGCTTCCCGTTTCTCACGGAGATGCTGACGCTCTCGTCGATGGTGCTGCGGGGAGACTGGGACCGCGGGGCGCAGGTGGGGAAGGTCGTGCTGATGGCGTTCGCTCCCCTGACGGGACTCGGAGTCTATGCCGCGGGCTGCCGGTGGTTGAGCAGAACCGCCGGTCTGTTCGCGGCTGTGCTGCTGCTGACGACGCCGTGGGTGTACCGCATCTCGATCATTGCGTACGCCGAAGGGGGGCTGGCGTTCTACCTGTTTGCCTCGTGGTGGACGACCTGCTTGGCATCGACGGTGGATGTCGCCGAAGAGCGAGACCGCTGGCGACTGTATCTGCTTGCCGGGCTGATGGCGGGAAGCGCGGCTGCCTGCAAGTACCCGGCGGTGCTGACGGTGGTGATCCCGATGGGAGTCGTCATGCTCTGGCTGGGCTGGCGACGATCGGCCTCCGAAACGGGGCGGGCCGTTCGCGGTCTGCTGTCACCGGCGGTTCTCTACTCGGTGGGAGTGTTCATTGCCTTCGGGCCGTGGCTGCTGAAGAACCTGGCCGAGACAGGCAATCCGGTCTACCCGCTGCTGTATTCGGTCTTTGGTGGAGCGGACTGGAACGCCGAGCTGAATGCCAAATGGGCCGCCGGTCACAGTGCACCGTGGCACGTCTTCGCGGCGGGGCCGGTGGCGATCGTGAAGGATCTGTGGGGACGGTTGCTGGACGTCGTCATCTGGAGCGACTGGCAGAGCGTGCTGTTGTTCGGCCTTGCGCCACTGGCCTTCTGGTATGGACGGGTCAGTCATCCACCGGGAGCAGAGCGGTCGCGGCGAGTGCTGCTGGGACTGGCTCTCTACGCGGCGTGGCTGTTTCTCACCTGGTGGGGCGCCACGCATCGAATTGACCGCTTCTGGGTGCCGATGCTGCCGATTGTCGCTCTGCTGGGCTCAGCCGGTCTGGCTGCACTGGTCGATGCGGCGGTCGCGCTGCCGGTGCGCCTGAGCCAGGTCGTACGGTCTCTGCTGGGCTTGTTTATCCTGGCGTCGGTGGCGTTTAACCTGGCGTTCGTCACCTCGCCGCTGTCGGGGTACAACGCGTACCTGATCGATCAGGACGTGGCCCGTCAGCAGGCAACAACACCAAGCATCGCGATGCTCAATGCACTGCCTCTGGAGGAGGGGGAGCATGTTCTGCTGGTCGGCGAAGCGCAGGTGTTCGATGCCCGCGTACCGGTGATCTATAATACGGTCTTCGACCGCTCGATCTTCGAGGAGTGGTTCGGAGAGGACGGGGAGGACGTGCCATCAGCAGAACGTCCCCTCAGGCCGGCCGACGAGATACTGGGGACGCTGCGTGAACACGAAGTGAAATACGTCTTCGTCAACTGGGACGAAGTTCTCCGTTACCGCACGACGTATGGCTACACCGACTTCGTGCATCCGCAGCGGATCATCGACCTGCAGCGGCAAGGCGTGCTGCGGGCGGTGCAGGACCCGGCCGGCATGTGGATGGGCGTGCCGCTCGAGCAGATGTCCGAATCGAAACGCCGCGAACTGGAAGTGTGGGGGCCGGAACTGATCGCAGGGGAGGGGCCTGGGGCCCGCGTGCCGCTGTATCAGCTCTTCGAGGTCGCTGCCGCCGCGGAGTAAACGACCGCGTTACATCATCTCGTCGTCGTCTTCCTCATCTTCGTCGTCCAGTTCGTCCGGATGCAGCGGACTGCTCGGGTCGAAGAAGAAGTCGGCCAGTCCCATCGGGACGGCATTGCCGCCGAGCGACTGCCGCTTGCGGTTGGCGAGCGACTCGAGGTCGAGCGCTTCGTCGCCGAGGCAGCGCTCGAGGGCTTCCCGCCATGCGTCGTCCTTGCCCAGGGGGTGTTCCGGCTCGGAGGCAAGCCGCTTTATGGCGTAACGCAGCACGTTGATGCCGTCGCGGGTCGAGAAGTCCAGCTTCAGTTCGTGCGACTGCTGCAGGAACTCGACGGTGAGATTGAGCATCTCGGCTTCGGCGAACGGCAGATGATACTGCAGAATCGCCATCTCGTCCTGCCGGTTGGGGTAGCCGAGCGTCAGCGTCGGCTGCAGGCGGCTGAGGATGTAGTCGGGGATCTCGAACGTCGAGTCGTCCTCGTTCATCGTGACGGCGCAACGGAAATCGTCGTGGGCCTTGATGGTGATGCCGGCGACGATCGACTCGACATAGCGGCGGTAGTCGAGCAGCGGGGCCAGGCTGGCCCACGACTTCTCGTTCATCCGGTTGCCTTCGTCGAGCACGCAGATCCCGCCCCGGATCATCGCGGTCACCAGCGGCGACGCCTGGTACTGAATCTTTCCGCTGTCGGCCAGGACGGGGGTAACCAGCAGGTCTTCCGGCCGGGTGTCGGCGGTGCACTGGAAGATGTACAGCTCCTGATCGCGGGCGCGGGCACCCGCCATGCCGAGCGTCGTCTTGCCGATTCCGGGGGCTCCCACCAGCCGGGGTGTGAGTGGCAGGTCCTTCTCGTCGACGACGAGCCAGCAGGCGAGCAGTTGCTTGAGGATCTCGCGCTGGCCGATCCATTCGCCGGGCGACTGATCGGGATGGCCGAGGTGCAGTCGGATGCCGTCGATGTCGACATGGTCTTGCATGGGCCTGTGTGCTCCCTCCGGTCCTCAATAATGCAGAAAAGCCAACTGCGAATCTCGGTGAGGCATTCGCAGTTGGCGTTGTAAACAGGACGGCGTGATCGCCGAATACGGCGAGGCAGTCTACTCGATGATAATGTCGCGGACGGTCGCGCCGCCGGGGATCATCGGCAGCACGTGCTCCTGGTAAGGGCAGATCACGTCGAGCAGGTACGGTCCATCGTGTTCGATCATCTCGTTGATCGCGTCGATGTAGTCCGACTTGCGGCGGACGTGGCGGGCCTTGATGCCGAAGCCCTGGGCGATCTTCACGAAGTCGGGGTAAGTTTCTTCGTAGATCTCGCCGTCCCCTTCGCCAAGCCACTCCGGATGGTCGACCGGGCCGAGATAAGTGTGGGCCCGTTTGCCTTCCATGAAGCGGTCTTCCCACTGCACAACCATACCCAGGTGCTGGTTGTTGAGCAGCAGGATCTTGACCGGCAGCTTCTCGCAGTGCAGGGTTGCCAGTTCCTGGATGTTCATCAGGATCGAGCCGTCACCATCGATGTCGATGACCAGCGAATCCTTGTGGATCGCCTGCACGCCCATCGCGGCAGGAAGGCCGAAGCCCATCGTTCCCAGGCCGGAGCTGCTGAGCCAGCGGCGGGGCTTGGAGAACTTGAACCACTGGGCGGCGAACATCTGGTGCTGACCGACGCCCACGGCAACGTAAGGATCCCGTTCCTTCGTCTGCCGCCAGAGTTCTTCGATGGCGTACTGGGGCAGGATGGCATCGCCGGCATCACCGTACTTGAGCGGGTACCGCTCGCGCCACTCGTTGACCTGATCCCACCACTCCGAGATCTCGGGAGCGTCGTCTTCGGTGAACTGGGAATTGAGCTGGTCGAGGAAGACCTTCACGTCGGCGACGATCGGGATGTGGGCTTCCTTGTTCTTGTGCAGCTCGGAGGGATCGATGTCGACGTGCACGATCTTGCCGTGCCGGGCGAACTCTTCGAGCTTGCCGGTCACGCGATCGTCAAACCGCACGCCGAGGGCGAGCAGCAGGTCGGCCTCGTTGATCGCGTAGTTCGCGTAGACCGTCCCGTGCATCCCCAGCATGTGCAGCGACTGCGGATCGTCGCCGGGGAAGGCTCCCAGACCCATCACGGTCGTGGTGACCGGGATGTTCGACGCGCGGGCGAACTTGATGAGTTCTTCGGAGGCATCCGAGTTGACCACGCCGCCACCGACGTACAGGATCGGCCGCTTCGAGCGACGGATCGCGGCGATGACCTGCGAGATCTGCTCGGGAGCGACCACACGCAGCTCGGGGTGGTAGCCGGGCAGATGCATCGGCGGGTCGTAGTCGATCTCCCCTTCCAGCGTGGAGAGCTGGATGTTCTTCGGGAAGTCGATGAGCACCGGGCCGGGCCGGCCGGTTTTTGCCACGAAGAACGCTTCCTTGACGATCCGCGGGATGCTGCGAAGCGTCTCCTGGATCGACTCGTGGCTGTTCGGGTCTTCGGCGGTGATCAGGTAATGGTGCTTGGTGATCTGCTGGCAGACCGACACGATCGGCGTTTCCTGGAACGCGTCGGAGCCGATCACCTGCTGCGGCACCTGGCCGGTGATCGCGACCATCGGGATGCTGTCGAGCTTGGCGTCGGCGATCGCCGTCACCAGGTTCGTCGCACCGGGACCGCTGGTGGCGGTGCAGACGCCGACCTCGTCGGAGGTGCGGGAGACCCCCTGGGCGGCGAATCCGCCTCCCTGCTCGTGACGGGGAAGAATCGTGCGAATCTTCTCCCGCGAGCGGCGCAGTGCCTGGTGAAGAGGCATGCTGGCTCCGCCCGGGTAGGCGAATACGTGGCTGACCCCCTGACGCGCGAGCGATTCGACAAGGATGTCGGCACCATTCAGGACGGTCGTTTGACTCTGCGGTTCACTTGCGGTCGCCACGGAACCCTCTTCTTTCTTCAGGCAACTGAAATCGGGACAAAGCTGGACGGGTGACCCACGCTTCTGGTCTGCCGGATGAGCGGCAACACAGGCGCACCCCGAGCGGCACCCGTCGGGATCGAGCCGTTCAATGTACCCGATCTTACGGCTCCGAACGAGCGCCGCACAGGGGCCGAGGCAGAAAACGGGCGATTGAATCCCCCGCGTCCGTGCCACCTGCAGAATCAGATGGTACGTTGAAACCAGCCGGG
This region includes:
- a CDS encoding MOSC domain-containing protein, translating into MNCRITSIQVGLPQTHGDPGAIDPMQKAWFSGIFKKPVAGPVEVGRVNLAGDGQADLRVHGGPDKAILGYAAAHYPAWQQELGLDDFIAGAFGENLTIEGATEPEVCVGDIWSIGETVRVQVSQPRSPCYKLGRRWKMPELPKRVLATGRSGWYFRVLQTGVIEAGCAMTLQERLYPEWTIDRVNRARYGKGASGDDIATLADLPELATSWREAFQAKRVRI
- a CDS encoding peroxiredoxin family protein, coding for MRMMTWISAMCLAVAGPALADDLAAPKVGEKAGDFTLSSLNGESVHFADMTEKGPVVLIMLRGWPGYQCPACQRQMGDFLKHADEFHKAGARVLMVYPGPKEGLKAHAEEFVGSTKFPKNVTMLLDPDYKLTTQYGLRWVAPNETAYPSTFVVGPDNTIRYAKVSQTHGGRAAADEVLAAVDKLQK
- a CDS encoding winged helix-turn-helix transcriptional regulator; translated protein: MTTGNGTHPDVHEIFEKCIGCKWTLHVLEQIHGGTHRPGQLERTAAGLTTKVLNERLVKLVRFGILEKTSWPEVPPRVEYHLTPFGRRFVEILDQVGRLQEEFGGRRGEMPARSTGE
- a CDS encoding molybdopterin-dependent oxidoreductase; its protein translation is MSKSSGQTGAFVVTFEGAVRERRGWSLEDLLALPAEDLVQDISRLDSRRAGTAVKISALLDRMDLEPGATHLTLHSSSDGFTATVPIEAVRASGLLIIAFDGEPLPTRAGGPSRFFVPEAAACGSAELDACKNVKFVDRVEVVTGEA
- a CDS encoding thioredoxin family protein; amino-acid sequence: MSTTAVFYHAGCPVCVSAEETIARSLDPNQFAVESVHLGEDRSRVGEAEAAGVQSVPALVIDGNVFHINHGADLSALK
- the hspQ gene encoding heat shock protein HspQ, with protein sequence MIDINQQFPELEPARREPVYDPGDVIVHRRYGYRGVVVAVDPYCQADPGWYLSNKTQPDRNQPWYHVLVHDASHTTYVAEENLLPDDSSLPVRHPWLRRYFSDYDGHHYVRNDTPFMLE
- a CDS encoding HD domain-containing protein, with translation MSREEDLALLREYTQSESLIRHMLAVEVAMRAYARHYGEDEEKWGTVGLLHDFDYERWPDPPDHPLKGAAILKERGYPDDVIYAIKSHADYLEDCPRVSLMDKALYACDELSGMITACALVRPGRLRGLTPRSVRKKMKQASFAAAIKRDDLTRGAEDLGVDFSEHVAFVIAAMQTIEEDLALVPDEEGN
- a CDS encoding SDR family NAD(P)-dependent oxidoreductase; this encodes MDLHLQSRTIVITGAASGIGRAVATAAADEGADLALLDQSPSIDQVASELAGQFPDQHIGAARVDVTDLPQLEQTRNRLLDDGRQIDHVVHCAAIGSGRFGMPFTNLAPADWNRVLEVNILGMVNVAHTFAPALQQQKQGSMQFLGSVAGQIGSPTDPPYSASKAAGINFAQCLARDLAPHGIRVNTICPGMVKTPLNRSVWQAWNERQEPSQQLSYDEWGQQKIRQLVPLGRWQTPEEVAATILFLLSPHAASITGQTINVDGGYVMHW
- a CDS encoding serine/threonine-protein kinase translates to MTSRSESSKSSRWIWPFELQEQIGEGGMGQVYRARYVPRDIEVALKMLPEDVTDATALARFEREMEVLKTLKHPNIVRCFGGVCEDKQRFYAMELVPGGSLDDILKAKKRLSWELVIEYAQQMCAGLECSHARGVVHRDVKPGNFLIGKDGKLKLSDFGLASVAASRRITAAGKTAGTFLYMAPEQIRGEAVTPQTDLYALGCVLFELLTGRPPFVGATAAATLHMHCKQEPPRITETALECPATLESLVMRLLAKKPADRPASAAEVAQELRGVSQTVTVVTPTRKGSGSGRTVSNRPLTLDDDEDDSDGTVESIPAPATGGGSLWLTIAAFVFAGAMLLFATSLLDDRERADRFEAAWLQALNSVELPVRKQALHALSGAGGLSETGMQALVESLDDTNPDIREAAAYALGNTGAAARTYSARLLKIQKSDPIPQVRLAAEEALERIRSAPDEGFSAFSLALGLLLAGGIGGGAYVYTQRKSLTANTPHRRAVQTSR